The proteins below are encoded in one region of Sphingobium yanoikuyae:
- a CDS encoding Ku protein translates to MAARPYWKGQIRLALVSIPVEIYSATRSGATIAFNQIHEPSGQRIKYEKVVPGIGPVDIDEIVKGFEYAKGEYVLLDDDEIEGVKLESKKTLELTQFVDSHDIDAIYFEKPYYVVPADDLAEEAFIVLREALRRTRKIGLGQLAMRGREYVVSIKACGRGMVMETLRYADEVNKATSYFRQIGDADPDDELLDLATTLIDKKTGKFDASEFHDRYADALKELIERKKKGKTLNIESDDKGGDARGSNVVDLMAALKNSLGSSGGGSSKTAAKKTTKTAAKTAAKKTETKPKPAARKRA, encoded by the coding sequence ATGGCTGCGCGTCCCTACTGGAAAGGCCAGATCCGACTGGCACTCGTCTCTATCCCTGTCGAAATCTATTCGGCGACGAGAAGCGGCGCCACGATCGCGTTCAACCAGATTCATGAACCCTCGGGCCAGCGCATCAAATATGAGAAGGTTGTACCGGGCATCGGTCCGGTCGATATCGATGAGATCGTCAAGGGCTTCGAGTATGCCAAGGGCGAATATGTCCTCCTCGACGATGACGAGATCGAGGGGGTCAAGCTGGAGAGTAAGAAAACGCTCGAGCTGACCCAGTTCGTCGACAGCCACGATATCGACGCCATCTATTTCGAGAAGCCCTATTATGTCGTGCCCGCAGACGATCTTGCCGAGGAAGCCTTCATCGTCCTGCGCGAGGCACTCCGCCGGACACGCAAGATCGGTCTCGGCCAGCTCGCTATGCGCGGGCGGGAATATGTCGTCAGCATCAAGGCCTGCGGACGCGGGATGGTGATGGAGACGCTGCGCTATGCCGACGAGGTCAACAAGGCGACGAGCTACTTCCGCCAGATCGGCGACGCGGATCCGGACGACGAACTGCTCGACCTTGCGACCACGCTGATCGACAAGAAGACCGGCAAGTTTGATGCGAGCGAGTTCCACGATCGCTATGCCGACGCGCTCAAGGAGCTGATCGAGCGCAAGAAGAAGGGCAAAACACTCAATATCGAGAGCGACGACAAGGGTGGCGATGCGCGCGGCTCCAATGTCGTCGACCTGATGGCGGCGCTCAAGAATTCGCTCGGGTCATCGGGTGGCGGGTCGTCCAAGACAGCGGCGAAGAAAACGACCAAGACCGCCGCGAAGACGGCCGCCAAGAAGACCGAGACCAAGCCGAAACCGGCTGCGCGCAAGCGGGCCTGA
- a CDS encoding GNAT family N-acetyltransferase has protein sequence MLVDHEMTGISDEQLREMAQHRGLRLVKSRRRKPGTGDFGKYGLTDMGGEALLGIGADGLTASADDIQDYLRSSEQNTWKQSADTTPDRPARKETPRPPEPEKEDEPIRRRAKRISPDRPARREQEESAPARPKTPSKAKPRPSLRLVPKAAPEPESEPEPGPAPQPVLRVRAATTEDADALAALLSQLGGVSLESADVAANLTSARKARAGMVVADLGEIVGCCGWAVVATVHRGAVGRLTALVVDKAHRRRGVGTAMLEAAETALAKAGCGQIEAMSDITINNSHNFFRSLKFEQASYRFVRTISEQASGERVRGGED, from the coding sequence TTGCTGGTCGATCATGAGATGACCGGGATCAGCGACGAACAGCTTCGCGAGATGGCCCAGCACCGGGGGCTGAGGCTGGTCAAGTCGCGGCGGCGCAAGCCCGGCACGGGCGATTTCGGCAAATACGGACTGACGGATATGGGCGGGGAAGCTCTGCTCGGCATCGGAGCCGATGGCCTGACCGCGAGCGCCGATGACATTCAGGACTATCTGCGCAGCAGCGAGCAAAACACGTGGAAGCAGTCGGCCGATACGACGCCCGATCGACCTGCTCGTAAGGAGACACCCCGCCCGCCCGAGCCGGAGAAGGAAGACGAGCCCATCCGCCGCCGTGCCAAACGCATATCGCCGGATCGTCCGGCGCGGCGGGAACAAGAAGAATCGGCGCCGGCGCGACCTAAGACTCCCTCGAAAGCCAAACCAAGACCGTCCCTTCGGCTCGTTCCAAAAGCTGCGCCGGAGCCAGAATCGGAGCCCGAACCCGGGCCCGCACCCCAACCGGTGCTGCGGGTTCGCGCGGCCACCACAGAGGATGCCGATGCGCTTGCGGCCCTGCTAAGCCAGCTCGGTGGGGTCTCTCTGGAGAGCGCCGACGTCGCCGCTAATCTCACCAGCGCCCGCAAGGCCAGGGCCGGCATGGTCGTGGCAGACCTAGGTGAGATCGTCGGCTGTTGCGGGTGGGCGGTCGTCGCGACTGTCCATCGTGGCGCCGTCGGCCGGTTGACCGCGCTGGTCGTCGACAAGGCGCATCGTCGCCGGGGCGTCGGAACGGCGATGCTGGAAGCCGCCGAAACCGCGCTGGCAAAGGCCGGCTGCGGCCAGATCGAGGCGATGAGTGATATCACGATCAACAACAGCCACAATTTCTTCCGCTCTTTGAAGTTCGAGCAGGCGAGCTATCGGTTCGTCCGAACGATCAGCGAACAGGCATCCGGGGAACGAGTCCGCGGCGGCGAGGATTAA
- a CDS encoding KTSC domain-containing protein: MIDRIGYDDAGTLSISFRDTGKYFYHGVPAALFEAFCHAASAGTFFNEHIKDRFRCVRDPERRRFGPNA; the protein is encoded by the coding sequence ATGATAGACCGCATCGGCTATGACGACGCCGGCACGCTGTCGATCTCGTTTCGCGATACCGGCAAATACTTCTATCACGGGGTTCCGGCCGCGCTGTTCGAAGCCTTTTGTCACGCGGCGTCGGCGGGAACCTTCTTCAATGAGCACATCAAGGATCGCTTCCGCTGCGTTCGCGATCCCGAACGGCGGCGCTTCGGTCCGAACGCCTGA